A region of Methyloversatilis discipulorum DNA encodes the following proteins:
- a CDS encoding Na+/H+ antiporter subunit C: MEIVLACAIGVLTACGVWLLLRPRTYQVIMGLSLLGYGVNLFIFSMGRLALDSEPVLAPGVPTDLAHYTDPMPQALVLTAIVIGFAMTALFLVVLLAQRGFFGNDHVDGREDAE; the protein is encoded by the coding sequence ATGGAAATCGTCCTCGCCTGCGCGATCGGCGTGCTTACCGCTTGCGGCGTGTGGCTGCTGCTGCGGCCGCGTACCTATCAGGTCATCATGGGGCTGTCGCTGCTCGGCTACGGCGTGAACCTGTTCATCTTCAGCATGGGCCGGCTGGCGCTGGACAGCGAGCCGGTGCTGGCGCCCGGCGTGCCGACCGACCTTGCGCACTACACTGACCCGATGCCGCAGGCGCTGGTGCTGACCGCCATCGTGATCGGCTTCGCCATGACTGCGCTTTTCCTGGTGGTGCTGCTGGCGCAGCGGGGCTTTTTCGGCAATGACCACGTCGATGGGCGGGAGGACGCCGAATGA
- a CDS encoding DNA recombination protein RmuC, with product MPEIPSFVIVFGLLQLLLLAAVVWLVLRVRALGGGLDAVAQESQRQTLAALHEGLQRQTERTVGMQADANERLRRAISLELGVARDAVGALQRAQQVGLAELSAALNSRQETLRTELVAQTAATLAEQTRVQQEALQNGLQNASVQLTASIESLTRTVNERLELLSGRVHERLEEGFRKTNETFASVMARLATIDEAQKKIEGLSTSVVSLKELLGDKKARGAFGEVQLEALVRNALPPDAFEFQATLSNGARVDCLLRLPEPTGRVAVDSKFPLENYHRMFAADVAEADRRQAQAAFRADVRKHVDDIAAKYIIADETSDGAVMFLPAEAVFAELHAHHAEVIAYAQAKRVWIVSPTTLMAVLNTARAVLKDVETRKQIHLIRDALGRLAKDFTLFDKRMEKLATHIRQAHDDVQEVAISSRKISGQFVRIERAEADALKSLDVPEDGA from the coding sequence GTGCCTGAAATCCCGTCGTTCGTCATCGTATTCGGTCTGCTCCAGCTGCTGCTGCTCGCTGCGGTCGTCTGGCTCGTGCTGCGTGTACGTGCGCTGGGCGGCGGGCTGGACGCCGTGGCGCAGGAGAGCCAGCGGCAGACGCTGGCGGCGCTGCACGAGGGGCTGCAGCGGCAGACCGAACGCACGGTGGGCATGCAGGCCGACGCCAACGAGCGGCTGCGCCGCGCCATTTCGCTCGAACTGGGCGTGGCGCGCGACGCGGTCGGCGCGCTGCAGCGTGCCCAGCAGGTCGGGCTTGCCGAGCTGTCGGCGGCGCTGAACAGCCGCCAGGAAACCCTGCGCACCGAACTGGTGGCGCAGACGGCCGCCACACTGGCCGAACAGACGCGGGTGCAGCAGGAGGCACTGCAGAACGGGCTGCAGAACGCCTCGGTGCAGCTGACCGCGTCGATCGAATCGCTCACCCGCACCGTGAACGAGCGGCTCGAACTGCTCAGCGGCCGCGTGCACGAGCGGCTGGAGGAGGGCTTCCGCAAGACCAACGAAACCTTTGCCAGCGTGATGGCACGGCTGGCCACCATCGACGAGGCGCAGAAGAAGATCGAAGGGCTGTCGACCAGTGTGGTGAGCCTGAAGGAACTGCTGGGCGACAAGAAGGCGCGCGGCGCCTTCGGCGAAGTGCAGCTGGAGGCGCTGGTGCGCAACGCGTTGCCGCCGGACGCCTTCGAATTCCAGGCCACGCTGTCGAACGGCGCGCGCGTGGACTGCCTGCTGCGGCTGCCGGAGCCGACCGGCCGGGTGGCGGTCGACTCCAAGTTCCCGCTGGAGAATTACCACCGCATGTTCGCCGCCGACGTGGCCGAAGCCGACCGCCGACAGGCGCAGGCGGCCTTCCGTGCCGACGTGCGCAAGCACGTCGATGACATCGCCGCCAAGTACATCATCGCCGACGAAACCTCGGATGGCGCGGTCATGTTCCTGCCGGCCGAGGCGGTGTTCGCCGAACTGCACGCCCACCACGCCGAGGTGATCGCCTACGCGCAGGCAAAGCGGGTGTGGATCGTGTCGCCAACCACGCTGATGGCGGTACTGAACACCGCACGCGCCGTGCTCAAGGACGTCGAGACGCGCAAGCAGATCCACCTGATCCGTGACGCGCTGGGCCGGCTGGCCAAGGACTTCACGCTGTTCGACAAACGCATGGAAAAGCTCGCCACCCACATTCGCCAGGCGCACGACGACGTGCAGGAAGTCGCCATTTCCAGCCGCAAGATCAGCGGCCAGTTCGTGCGCATCGAGCGCGCCGAGGCCGACGCGCTGAAGTCGCTTGACGTGCCGGAGGACGGCGCATGA
- a CDS encoding AEC family transporter: MNAALQQILLAAPLFVLVFVGYGIVHWGGWPKAAADALAKFVFTIALPAMLFRLMSGFASLPPVDVRLLAAFFGGCLVVFLLGRLVSAKLFRLDGVSQSVFALGGVFSNNVLLGLPLTRILLGDDAMPAAALVVVFNALTLWTLVTVSVEWAKTGALTLAGFGKTARGVLTNPLVASILAGTLFSLTDFQLPSLIDQPLKLLGDAALPMSLIALGMGLAEFGVRDGWQQSVSISVLKLVAHPLAVWGLAVLLGLPPVETQAVVLLASLSVGANVYLMSRQFHVMQGPVASSLLMSTALAALTTPLMLALVAATV; encoded by the coding sequence ATGAACGCCGCGCTGCAGCAGATCCTGCTCGCCGCGCCGCTGTTCGTGCTGGTGTTCGTCGGCTACGGCATCGTCCATTGGGGTGGCTGGCCGAAGGCGGCGGCCGACGCGCTGGCCAAGTTCGTGTTCACCATCGCGTTGCCGGCCATGCTGTTCCGGCTGATGAGCGGTTTCGCCAGCCTGCCGCCGGTCGATGTGCGACTGCTGGCCGCCTTCTTCGGCGGCTGCCTCGTCGTGTTCCTGCTCGGCCGGCTGGTGTCGGCGAAGCTGTTCCGGCTCGACGGCGTGTCGCAGTCGGTGTTCGCGCTGGGCGGCGTGTTCTCGAACAACGTGCTGCTCGGCCTGCCGCTTACCCGCATCCTGCTCGGCGACGACGCCATGCCGGCGGCCGCACTGGTGGTCGTGTTCAACGCGCTGACGCTGTGGACGCTGGTGACCGTGTCGGTCGAATGGGCGAAGACCGGCGCGCTGACGCTGGCCGGCTTCGGCAAGACCGCGCGCGGCGTGCTGACCAATCCGCTGGTCGCGTCGATACTCGCCGGTACGCTGTTCAGTCTGACCGATTTCCAGCTGCCGTCACTGATCGACCAGCCGCTGAAGCTGCTCGGCGACGCCGCACTGCCGATGTCGCTGATCGCGCTCGGCATGGGACTGGCGGAATTCGGCGTGCGCGACGGCTGGCAGCAGAGCGTCAGCATCAGCGTGCTGAAGCTGGTTGCCCACCCGCTGGCGGTGTGGGGGCTGGCCGTGCTGCTCGGCCTGCCGCCGGTGGAAACGCAGGCGGTGGTGCTGCTCGCTTCGCTGTCGGTCGGCGCCAACGTCTACCTGATGTCGCGCCAGTTCCACGTCATGCAGGGACCGGTGGCCAGCAGCCTGCTGATGTCCACCGCGCTCGCTGCGCTGACCACGCCGCTGATGCTGGCGCTGGTTGCGGCGACCGTCTGA
- a CDS encoding Na+/H+ antiporter subunit E, producing MMRRLFPAPLLSLALLALWLLLNNASLGLGQVLLGTILGVLVPLLTHTLRPTPVRFRRPWVALRLFMQVGYDVIVWNWRVLRGTLASGERMPRGGFVVVPLDMRDPNGLAVLAAIMCVIPGTIWSELALDRSALLVHMFDMDDVAAEIELIKRRYERPLMEIFE from the coding sequence ATGATGCGCCGCCTGTTTCCCGCTCCGCTGCTGTCGCTGGCGCTGCTCGCGCTGTGGCTGCTGCTCAACAACGCATCACTGGGCCTTGGGCAGGTGCTGCTCGGTACGATTCTCGGCGTGCTGGTGCCGCTGCTGACACACACGCTGCGGCCGACGCCGGTGCGCTTCCGCCGTCCCTGGGTAGCGCTGCGGCTGTTCATGCAGGTCGGTTACGACGTGATCGTGTGGAACTGGCGCGTGCTGCGCGGCACGCTGGCGTCGGGCGAACGCATGCCGCGTGGCGGTTTCGTCGTCGTGCCGCTGGACATGCGCGACCCGAACGGGCTGGCGGTGCTGGCGGCCATCATGTGCGTCATCCCTGGCACCATCTGGTCGGAGCTGGCGCTGGACCGCAGCGCGCTGCTCGTCCACATGTTCGACATGGACGACGTCGCGGCCGAGATCGAACTGATCAAGCGCCGTTACGAGCGCCCGCTGATGGAGATATTCGAATGA
- a CDS encoding sulfate/molybdate ABC transporter ATP-binding protein: protein MSIQVQNIHKAFGDFVALGDVSLDFPTGELVALLGPSGCGKTTLLRIIAGLESADSGRVLLDGEDASDTHVRERHVGFVFQHYALFRHMSVFDNVAFGLRMKPRSQRPSEKVIRAKVHDLLKLVQLDWLADRFPAQLSGGQRQRIALARALAVEPRVLLLDEPFGALDAKVRKELRRWLRRLHDELHITSIFVTHDQEEALEVADRVVLMDHGKVEQIGTPEEVYRHPATPFVYGFLGAVNPFHAHVDGDALRVGDDRLPHLADGFAHGDKVIAFARPHELDILTDAAATDGVPARISRVLSFGVTARVELDGLNGATGQHFEVELTRDRVAALALQEGQTVRLQPSRLRVFAR, encoded by the coding sequence ATGAGCATCCAGGTCCAGAACATCCACAAGGCCTTCGGCGACTTCGTCGCGCTGGGCGACGTGTCACTCGACTTCCCGACCGGCGAGCTGGTGGCGCTGCTGGGGCCCTCGGGCTGCGGCAAGACCACGCTGCTGCGCATCATCGCCGGACTCGAATCGGCGGACAGCGGCCGCGTGCTGCTCGACGGCGAGGACGCCTCCGACACCCATGTGCGCGAACGCCACGTCGGTTTCGTGTTCCAGCACTACGCACTGTTCCGCCACATGAGCGTGTTCGACAACGTGGCGTTCGGCCTGCGCATGAAACCACGCAGCCAGCGCCCGTCGGAAAAGGTGATCCGCGCCAAGGTTCACGACCTGCTCAAGCTGGTGCAGCTGGACTGGCTGGCCGACCGCTTCCCGGCCCAGCTGTCTGGCGGTCAGCGCCAGCGCATCGCGCTGGCCCGCGCGCTGGCGGTCGAGCCGCGCGTGCTGCTGCTCGACGAACCCTTCGGCGCGCTCGACGCCAAGGTGCGCAAGGAACTGCGCCGCTGGCTGCGCCGGCTGCACGACGAGCTGCACATCACCTCCATCTTCGTCACCCACGACCAGGAAGAGGCGCTCGAAGTGGCCGACCGCGTGGTGCTGATGGACCACGGCAAGGTCGAGCAGATCGGCACGCCGGAAGAGGTCTACCGTCACCCGGCCACGCCCTTCGTCTATGGCTTCCTCGGCGCGGTGAATCCCTTCCACGCTCATGTCGACGGCGACGCGCTGCGCGTCGGCGACGACCGCCTGCCGCACCTCGCCGACGGCTTCGCGCACGGCGACAAGGTGATCGCCTTCGCCCGGCCGCACGAGCTGGACATCCTGACCGACGCCGCCGCCACCGACGGCGTGCCGGCGCGGATCAGTCGCGTGCTGTCCTTCGGCGTCACCGCCCGGGTCGAGCTGGACGGACTGAATGGCGCCACCGGCCAGCACTTCGAAGTGGAACTGACACGTGATCGCGTCGCCGCACTGGCGCTGCAGGAAGGCCAGACGGTACGCCTGCAGCCGTCGCGGCTGCGCGTGTTCGCGCGCTGA
- a CDS encoding monovalent cation/H+ antiporter subunit D: MKALAQALMPHLTIAPILLPLLTACLLLLLDGRRHRIRGMIGLAAALANLAVALLLLFWVGSDRPAAYGVYLPSNWDVPFGIVLVADRLSVLLLITAAVVALMALLFAVARWHKAGAHFHPLFQIQIMGLNGAFLTGDLFNLFVFFEVMLAASYGLLLHGSGPSRVRTGLHYVAINLLASSLFLIGAALIYGVTGTLNMADIAARIPQVATGDRALLHAGFAVLGVAFLAKAAMWPLNFWLVPAYAAASAPAAAVFALLTKVGVYVLLRFSTLMFSDQAGASAGFGSDWLLWGGTATLAAGAFGMFSTQRPGRLAGFAVIVSSGTLLAVLGLARPELTAGALYYLPSSTLGVAAFFLLAELMERSRSADVAGARAPEDEEDYLPFPLAELELDKDVNLDEDEEMLIGHAIPAATALLGLAFICCTLLVAGLPPLSGFIGKFVLLSALVPGLGVDTASTDALLTWVLPVLIVLSGLCALVALSRVGIRFFWTPVDREAPLLRVVEFVPIAVLVGVCVFISVRAEPVMRYAAATAEALYSPAGYIDAVLSARPRPTPTNAERLSLQGPESAP, encoded by the coding sequence ATGAAGGCGCTCGCCCAGGCGCTGATGCCGCATCTGACCATTGCGCCCATCCTGCTGCCGCTGCTGACCGCCTGCCTGCTGCTGTTGCTGGACGGGCGGCGCCACCGCATCCGCGGCATGATCGGTCTGGCGGCCGCGCTGGCCAATCTGGCGGTGGCGCTGCTGCTGCTCTTCTGGGTCGGCAGCGACCGGCCCGCCGCGTACGGCGTCTATCTGCCGTCGAACTGGGACGTGCCCTTCGGCATCGTGCTGGTCGCCGACCGCCTGTCGGTGCTGCTGCTGATCACCGCCGCCGTCGTCGCGCTGATGGCGCTGCTGTTCGCGGTGGCGCGCTGGCACAAGGCCGGCGCGCATTTCCATCCGCTGTTCCAGATCCAGATCATGGGTCTGAACGGCGCCTTCCTGACCGGCGACCTGTTCAACCTGTTCGTGTTCTTCGAAGTGATGCTGGCGGCGTCCTACGGTCTGCTGCTGCACGGCTCGGGTCCGTCGCGGGTGCGCACCGGGCTGCATTACGTGGCGATCAACCTGCTTGCGTCCTCGCTGTTCCTGATCGGCGCCGCGCTGATCTACGGCGTCACCGGCACGCTGAACATGGCCGACATCGCCGCCCGTATTCCGCAGGTGGCCACCGGCGATCGCGCGCTGCTGCACGCGGGCTTCGCCGTGCTCGGTGTCGCTTTCCTCGCCAAGGCGGCGATGTGGCCGCTCAACTTCTGGCTGGTACCGGCCTACGCCGCCGCCAGTGCGCCGGCGGCGGCGGTGTTCGCGCTGCTGACCAAGGTCGGCGTCTACGTGCTGCTGCGCTTCAGCACGCTGATGTTCTCGGACCAGGCGGGCGCTTCCGCCGGCTTCGGCAGCGACTGGCTGCTATGGGGCGGCACGGCGACGCTGGCCGCCGGCGCCTTCGGCATGTTCTCGACGCAGCGGCCGGGCCGGCTGGCCGGCTTCGCGGTCATCGTGTCCTCGGGCACGCTGCTGGCCGTGCTCGGTCTGGCCCGGCCGGAACTGACCGCCGGCGCGCTGTACTACCTGCCCAGTTCGACGCTCGGCGTGGCCGCCTTCTTCCTGCTGGCCGAGCTGATGGAGCGCTCGCGCAGTGCCGACGTCGCTGGTGCGCGCGCGCCGGAGGACGAGGAGGATTACCTGCCGTTCCCGCTGGCCGAGCTGGAACTGGACAAGGACGTCAATCTCGACGAGGACGAGGAAATGCTGATCGGCCACGCCATTCCGGCCGCCACCGCGCTGCTCGGCCTGGCCTTCATCTGCTGCACGCTGCTGGTCGCCGGACTGCCGCCGCTGTCCGGCTTCATCGGCAAGTTCGTGCTGCTGTCGGCGCTGGTGCCGGGGCTGGGTGTCGACACCGCGAGTACCGACGCGCTGCTGACCTGGGTGCTGCCGGTACTTATCGTGCTGTCCGGGCTGTGCGCGCTGGTGGCGCTATCGCGCGTCGGTATCCGCTTCTTCTGGACGCCGGTCGATCGCGAAGCACCGCTGCTGCGGGTGGTCGAATTCGTGCCGATCGCGGTGCTGGTGGGCGTGTGCGTGTTCATTTCGGTGCGTGCCGAGCCGGTCATGCGCTACGCGGCGGCGACCGCCGAGGCCTTGTACAGCCCGGCCGGCTATATCGACGCGGTGCTGTCGGCGCGGCCGCGACCGACACCGACGAATGCCGAACGCCTCAGCCTGCAAGGGCCGGAGTCCGCGCCATGA
- the cysW gene encoding sulfate ABC transporter permease subunit CysW — protein sequence MAAATTLHAAADVAARFEGRAATREPAWVKWTIIAVSLTFFVLFLLMPLIAVFVEALRKGWDTYLAALVEPDALSAIKLTLIAAVIAVPLNLTFGVSAAWAITKFNFRGKHFLITLIDLPFSVSPVVAGLIYVLVFGAQGWFGPWLQEHDLKIIFAVPGIVLATMFVTVPFIARELIPLMQAQGKEEEEAAVVLGANGWQTFWHVTLPNIKWGLLYGVILTNARAMGEFGAVSVVSGHIRGLTNTMPLHVEILYNEYQFAAAFAVASLLALLALVTLGVKTWIEHQASKVKDNEK from the coding sequence ATGGCCGCCGCCACCACACTGCACGCCGCCGCCGACGTCGCGGCGCGCTTCGAAGGCCGTGCCGCCACGCGCGAGCCGGCCTGGGTCAAATGGACGATCATCGCCGTCTCGCTCACTTTCTTCGTGCTCTTCCTGCTGATGCCGCTGATCGCGGTGTTCGTCGAGGCGCTGCGCAAGGGCTGGGACACCTATCTGGCCGCGCTGGTCGAGCCGGACGCACTGTCGGCGATCAAGCTCACGCTGATCGCCGCGGTGATCGCGGTGCCGCTGAATCTGACCTTCGGCGTGTCAGCCGCGTGGGCGATCACCAAGTTCAACTTCCGCGGCAAGCACTTCCTGATCACGCTGATCGACCTGCCCTTCTCGGTGTCACCGGTGGTCGCCGGCCTGATCTACGTGCTGGTGTTCGGCGCGCAGGGCTGGTTCGGCCCCTGGCTGCAGGAACATGACCTGAAGATCATCTTCGCCGTGCCCGGCATCGTGCTGGCCACCATGTTCGTGACGGTTCCCTTTATCGCCCGCGAACTGATCCCGCTGATGCAGGCACAGGGCAAGGAGGAGGAAGAGGCCGCGGTCGTGCTGGGCGCCAATGGCTGGCAGACCTTCTGGCACGTCACCCTGCCCAATATCAAGTGGGGCCTGCTGTACGGCGTCATCCTGACCAACGCACGGGCGATGGGCGAATTCGGCGCCGTGTCGGTGGTGTCCGGTCATATCAGGGGCCTCACCAACACCATGCCGCTGCATGTCGAAATTCTCTACAACGAATACCAGTTCGCAGCCGCCTTCGCCGTCGCGTCGCTGCTCGCCCTGCTGGCGCTGGTGACTCTGGGCGTCAAGACCTGGATCGAACACCAAGCATCCAAAGTGAAGGACAACGAAAAATGA
- a CDS encoding CysB family HTH-type transcriptional regulator, whose amino-acid sequence MNFQQLRIIRETVRRQFNLTEVANALFTSQSGVSKHIKDLEDELGVELFVRKGKRLLGLTEPGSELVEIVERMLLDAGNIKRLAEQFARRDEGQLRIATTHTQARYALPRVVTEFKRLFPKVHLVLLQASPTEIVDLLNDGEADIGIATETLSGAPELVTFPFYSWHHAAIVPAGHPLEAVKPLTLEALAEHPVVTYHEGFTGRARIDATFARAGLLPDIVMSALDADVIKTYVELGLGAGIIASVAFDPVRDSGLRLLDSEHLFEANTTLIALRRKHYLRSYAYRFIELCEPSLNEVTVKAALKPSAED is encoded by the coding sequence ATGAATTTCCAGCAGCTGCGCATCATCCGCGAAACCGTCAGGCGCCAGTTCAACCTGACCGAAGTCGCCAACGCGCTGTTCACGTCGCAGTCCGGCGTGAGCAAGCACATCAAGGATCTGGAGGACGAACTGGGCGTCGAGCTCTTCGTCCGCAAGGGCAAGCGCCTGCTCGGCCTGACCGAGCCGGGCAGCGAACTGGTCGAGATCGTCGAGCGCATGCTGCTCGACGCCGGCAACATCAAGCGGCTGGCCGAACAGTTCGCCCGCCGCGACGAGGGCCAGCTGCGCATCGCCACCACGCACACGCAGGCGCGCTACGCGCTGCCGCGCGTGGTGACCGAGTTCAAGCGCCTCTTCCCCAAGGTGCATCTGGTGCTGCTGCAGGCCAGCCCGACCGAAATCGTCGATCTGCTGAACGACGGCGAGGCGGACATCGGCATCGCGACCGAAACGCTGTCGGGCGCGCCCGAGCTGGTGACCTTTCCCTTCTACTCGTGGCACCACGCCGCCATCGTGCCCGCCGGCCATCCGCTGGAGGCGGTCAAACCGCTGACGCTGGAAGCGCTGGCCGAACACCCGGTGGTGACCTATCACGAGGGCTTCACCGGCCGCGCACGCATCGACGCCACCTTCGCCCGCGCCGGTCTGCTGCCGGACATCGTCATGTCCGCACTCGACGCCGACGTCATCAAGACCTACGTCGAACTGGGTCTGGGCGCCGGCATCATCGCCTCGGTCGCCTTCGACCCTGTGCGCGACAGCGGCCTGCGCCTGCTCGACAGCGAACACCTGTTCGAAGCCAACACGACGCTGATCGCGCTGCGCCGCAAGCACTACCTGCGCAGCTACGCCTACCGCTTCATCGAACTGTGCGAACCGTCGCTGAACGAGGTGACGGTTAAGGCGGCATTGAAGCCGAGCGCCGAAGACTGA
- a CDS encoding Na+/H+ antiporter subunit G, whose protein sequence is MIPPIPLWVEIPVALLLALSGVFTLVAAIGVVRFRSFFQRMHPPALAFSFSAWCVTLASILYFSVQDGALSLHAWLIIIFLSLTVPVTTILLSRTELFRRRNSGDQDMPPPLSACVSPSADADESSPASR, encoded by the coding sequence ATGATTCCGCCGATACCGCTGTGGGTCGAAATTCCGGTGGCGCTGCTGCTGGCGCTGAGCGGCGTGTTCACGCTGGTGGCGGCGATCGGCGTGGTGCGCTTCCGCAGCTTCTTCCAGCGCATGCATCCGCCGGCGCTGGCCTTCAGCTTTTCCGCCTGGTGCGTGACGCTGGCCAGCATCCTGTACTTCTCGGTGCAGGATGGCGCGCTGTCGCTGCACGCCTGGCTCATCATCATCTTCCTGTCGCTGACCGTGCCAGTGACCACCATTCTGCTGTCGCGCACCGAGCTGTTCCGCCGGCGCAACAGCGGCGACCAGGACATGCCGCCGCCGCTGAGCGCCTGCGTGTCGCCGTCGGCGGACGCGGACGAGTCCTCGCCCGCGTCGCGCTGA
- a CDS encoding heavy-metal-associated domain-containing protein: MNKMKFYIMTIALSLTAMPVLAASTIKMQVDGLVCAFCGSAIEKKLRSNAATADVLVSLEHKIVALSLKDGQDIADDTLRTQITDAGYQVKKIERVTDTLDSLRAALKGR, from the coding sequence ATGAATAAGATGAAGTTTTACATCATGACCATCGCGCTTTCTCTGACCGCGATGCCGGTGCTGGCTGCCAGCACGATCAAGATGCAGGTCGACGGTCTGGTATGCGCCTTCTGCGGTTCGGCGATCGAGAAGAAGCTGCGCAGCAACGCCGCCACCGCCGACGTGCTGGTTAGCCTCGAACACAAGATCGTCGCGCTGAGCCTGAAGGACGGCCAGGACATCGCCGACGACACGCTGCGCACGCAGATCACCGACGCCGGCTATCAGGTAAAGAAGATCGAACGCGTAACCGACACGCTGGACAGCCTGCGTGCCGCGCTCAAGGGCCGCTGA
- a CDS encoding K+/H+ antiporter subunit F, protein MSPLLFSAIVFAMGCYISAMALALLRLVRGPSAQDRVLAMDLICTIAMLILMVLAIRYRSAMYFEAALLISIFGFVSSAAMAKFLLRGEVIE, encoded by the coding sequence ATGAGCCCGCTGCTGTTTTCCGCCATCGTGTTCGCGATGGGCTGCTACATCTCGGCGATGGCGCTGGCGCTGCTGCGCCTGGTCCGCGGTCCGTCCGCGCAGGACCGCGTGCTGGCGATGGATCTGATCTGCACCATCGCGATGCTGATACTGATGGTGCTGGCGATACGCTATCGCAGCGCGATGTACTTCGAGGCGGCGCTGCTCATTTCCATCTTCGGCTTCGTCAGTTCGGCCGCCATGGCGAAATTCCTGTTGCGCGGCGAGGTGATCGAATGA
- a CDS encoding sensor domain-containing phosphodiesterase — translation MAHASLSVVAEAEQAPGADIVHSAQGVLARYKGLTLTSHFQPIFSVSHCRAIGHEGLLRAADAEANPVAPARVIAGATRYDDLRYLDQLCRYLHVNNHAAQDTHDGWLFLNIHPEVFRSGPDSDLSDFLPELSEHPDIDPRRIVIEVMEQAVSEHAGFARTVEYLRGLGCMIALDDFGAGHSNFDRIWTMQPEIVKLDRSFAVKSVEDPSARRLLPQIVSLIHEAGSLVLLEGVETEAQALAALDADIDFVQGFYFAMPAARPVDTREVSPVLNDLWERFNTTRGSGAARYRELIAPYIHAMGGCAVLLEEGIPMEEACRGFLQLERADCCFLLDADGRQVGRNVRTSQPFGTADSQYRSLSINRHARWSRRPYFRRAIEHVGKVQVTRPYLSISSGLLCVTVSIAYRGWDDQLRVLCGDLHWPQVV, via the coding sequence ATGGCCCACGCATCGTTATCCGTCGTCGCGGAAGCCGAGCAAGCACCCGGCGCCGACATCGTCCACAGCGCGCAGGGCGTGCTGGCCCGCTACAAGGGCCTGACGCTGACCAGCCACTTCCAGCCCATCTTCAGCGTTTCGCACTGCCGCGCCATCGGTCACGAAGGTTTGCTGCGCGCCGCCGATGCGGAAGCGAACCCGGTCGCGCCGGCCCGCGTGATCGCCGGCGCCACGCGCTACGACGACCTGCGTTACCTCGACCAGCTGTGCCGCTACCTGCACGTGAACAACCACGCCGCGCAGGACACGCACGACGGCTGGCTCTTCCTGAACATCCACCCGGAAGTGTTCCGCAGCGGCCCGGACAGCGACCTCAGCGACTTCCTGCCCGAACTGTCGGAACACCCGGACATCGATCCGCGCCGCATCGTCATCGAAGTGATGGAACAGGCGGTGTCCGAACACGCCGGTTTCGCCCGTACCGTCGAGTACCTGCGCGGCCTCGGCTGCATGATCGCGCTCGACGACTTCGGCGCCGGTCATTCGAACTTCGACCGCATCTGGACCATGCAGCCGGAAATCGTCAAGCTCGACCGCTCCTTCGCCGTCAAATCGGTCGAGGATCCGTCGGCGCGCCGCCTGCTGCCGCAGATCGTCAGTCTTATCCACGAAGCCGGCTCGCTGGTGCTGCTCGAAGGCGTCGAAACCGAAGCGCAGGCACTGGCCGCGCTCGACGCAGACATCGATTTCGTCCAGGGCTTCTACTTCGCGATGCCGGCGGCCCGCCCGGTCGACACGCGCGAAGTGAGCCCGGTGCTGAACGACCTGTGGGAACGCTTCAACACGACGCGGGGCAGCGGTGCCGCGCGCTACCGCGAGCTGATCGCGCCCTACATCCACGCCATGGGCGGTTGCGCCGTGCTGCTGGAGGAAGGCATCCCGATGGAGGAAGCCTGCCGTGGCTTCCTGCAGCTGGAGCGCGCCGACTGCTGCTTCCTGCTCGACGCCGACGGCCGCCAGGTCGGCCGCAATGTGCGCACCTCGCAGCCCTTCGGCACCGCCGACAGCCAGTACCGCTCGCTGTCGATCAACCGCCACGCACGCTGGTCACGCCGCCCCTACTTCCGTCGCGCCATCGAGCACGTCGGCAAGGTGCAGGTGACGCGCCCCTATCTGTCCATCTCGTCCGGCCTGCTGTGCGTGACCGTGTCCATCGCCTACCGCGGCTGGGACGACCAGTTGCGCGTGCTGTGCGGTGACCTGCACTGGCCGCAGGTGGTCTGA